The following proteins are co-located in the Gloeocapsa sp. PCC 7428 genome:
- a CDS encoding restriction endonuclease, SacI family, with the protein MSFSKPTVDQTAAKQLFQEAIAIAQDESRKTPATGWDIEIRTIIEGKHLTFRYILVTALLAKATNQKINALALQAGADVEGAYDARSLCHRVVVPLERKLLNRSLGGSNEPFLNKPARFPTISPSNAVRAGRDRELLLILHNVLSEIKTSEQAFNSLCVALKYAIKRQIARFEPSQLADSADSHLKIIEFVTAFATRSIEGQVAAIVTGTILSTYFDQFEGFEIIVHPINQSGASSNEVADIDIKKNGRIFVAVEVKDKQFGQQDVDHAAFKASQYGLKSITFVIGVNGACIASLEQVAKTALLTRGVNVIFVDLVSFVRSVSALCPELSFGTFLAKLQYYAISARVRDEVFEHIERVVQSTQVLSNPLSNTSLE; encoded by the coding sequence ATGAGCTTCTCAAAACCAACTGTAGATCAAACAGCCGCCAAGCAACTTTTTCAAGAAGCGATCGCAATTGCACAAGATGAGTCTAGAAAAACCCCAGCGACAGGATGGGATATTGAGATCAGAACAATCATTGAAGGCAAACATCTCACTTTCAGATACATTCTTGTGACTGCTCTTTTAGCAAAAGCAACCAACCAGAAGATCAATGCCCTTGCGCTTCAAGCAGGTGCTGATGTTGAAGGGGCATATGATGCCCGTAGCTTATGTCATCGAGTGGTGGTACCGCTTGAGCGTAAATTACTAAATCGTTCGCTGGGAGGTTCAAACGAGCCATTTCTCAATAAGCCTGCCCGCTTTCCAACAATCTCCCCATCAAATGCTGTGAGGGCTGGTAGGGATCGAGAACTTCTACTGATACTGCATAACGTACTGTCCGAGATAAAAACGTCTGAGCAGGCTTTTAATAGTCTTTGTGTTGCCTTGAAGTATGCAATTAAAAGACAAATTGCACGATTTGAGCCTTCTCAACTTGCCGACTCAGCAGACTCTCACTTAAAAATTATTGAATTTGTCACTGCATTTGCTACAAGGTCAATTGAGGGTCAGGTTGCTGCAATTGTGACAGGGACTATCCTATCAACATATTTTGACCAGTTTGAAGGTTTTGAGATCATTGTCCATCCGATTAATCAAAGTGGTGCTTCCTCGAATGAAGTGGCAGATATCGACATCAAGAAGAATGGTCGAATTTTTGTGGCAGTTGAGGTTAAAGATAAGCAGTTCGGTCAGCAGGATGTTGATCATGCTGCGTTCAAAGCAAGTCAATACGGCTTAAAATCAATTACGTTCGTTATTGGAGTAAATGGAGCGTGTATCGCATCGCTTGAGCAAGTTGCAAAGACTGCTTTGCTCACAAGAGGTGTCAATGTCATTTTTGTTGATCTTGTTTCTTTTGTTAGATCAGTAAGTGCATTATGTCCAGAACTCTCCTTTGGCACATTTTTGGCAAAACTCCAGTACTATGCAATTAGCGCTCGGGTCAGGGATGAAGTTTTTGAGCATATTGAACGTGTCGTCCAATCTACGCAAGTTCTGTCAAATCCGCTATCTAACACTTCGTTGGAGTGA
- a CDS encoding helix-turn-helix domain-containing protein: MESQKQSISSIHDPEYHRIVAGLVALREKAKLSQKAIAQEIGLTQPDISKIERRERRIDILEALRWVRATDTDPAEFFAQFANSD; this comes from the coding sequence ATGGAAAGTCAAAAGCAGTCTATCTCAAGTATTCACGATCCCGAATATCACAGGATCGTTGCTGGGCTGGTTGCCTTAAGAGAAAAAGCGAAACTTTCTCAAAAAGCAATTGCTCAGGAAATCGGCTTGACACAACCTGACATTTCCAAGATCGAGCGTCGGGAACGTCGAATCGACATTCTAGAAGCATTAAGATGGGTTCGGGCTACAGATACTGATCCTGCTGAATTCTTTGCACAGTTTGCTAATTCAGACTAA
- a CDS encoding DNA cytosine methyltransferase, whose amino-acid sequence MNNKMVLSGISLFSGAGGMDVGFIRAGVDVVSANDIDRDACLTYEANHPGGIIKCSDINEYLIDIHRFKGIDLVFGGPPCQGFSVAGKMNPNDPRNELLWVFMKAVELTKPRAFICENVKALAVFDKWSKMRQRLFSVTSQLGYSYKLVVLNSSDFGVPQSRERMFLIGFRDIKDIGNLETHFEQYKKQAPKVRDIVSPLGIAGSENNQRICNAKVTLAAKPVMRRSPYAGMMFNGQGRPLNPNGYSCALHASMGGNKTPIIDEDHCYLGHESWVEWYHSYLMKGGKPLSLNAAPKRLRRLTIDEALRIQTFPYDYQFIGGHSSIYRQIGNAVPCDLAQVVAEVVRDCLAKGEVVTASTAMERKSKQLQLAI is encoded by the coding sequence ATGAATAACAAAATGGTTTTATCTGGGATCTCGCTTTTTTCCGGTGCAGGAGGTATGGATGTTGGATTCATCCGCGCAGGAGTCGATGTTGTTAGTGCCAATGACATCGACCGAGACGCTTGTCTTACGTATGAGGCAAATCATCCAGGAGGAATTATCAAGTGCAGTGATATTAATGAATACTTGATTGACATACATCGATTCAAGGGAATTGATCTTGTTTTTGGTGGTCCGCCCTGCCAAGGCTTTTCTGTAGCTGGCAAAATGAACCCTAATGATCCGCGTAACGAATTGTTATGGGTATTTATGAAGGCTGTGGAACTCACAAAGCCTCGGGCTTTTATATGTGAGAATGTTAAGGCGCTAGCAGTTTTTGACAAGTGGTCTAAGATGCGCCAACGCCTTTTCAGTGTGACTAGTCAACTGGGATACTCCTATAAGTTAGTGGTACTCAACTCATCTGACTTTGGTGTACCACAATCCCGAGAGCGAATGTTTTTGATTGGCTTTCGTGATATTAAAGATATTGGCAACTTAGAGACACACTTCGAGCAATATAAGAAGCAAGCTCCAAAGGTTAGAGATATTGTTTCACCTTTAGGTATAGCAGGTTCCGAGAACAATCAACGGATATGTAATGCAAAAGTTACTCTTGCTGCCAAGCCTGTAATGCGGCGTTCTCCTTATGCAGGAATGATGTTCAATGGTCAAGGAAGACCATTAAATCCCAATGGATACTCATGCGCTCTCCATGCCTCTATGGGGGGAAATAAAACGCCAATCATTGATGAAGATCACTGCTATCTTGGTCATGAAAGTTGGGTTGAATGGTATCATTCTTACTTGATGAAAGGAGGAAAACCGCTCTCATTAAATGCTGCACCTAAAAGACTTAGACGATTAACGATTGATGAAGCTCTAAGAATACAAACATTTCCATATGACTACCAGTTTATCGGTGGGCACAGTTCGATCTACAGGCAAATTGGCAACGCTGTACCTTGCGACTTAGCACAAGTTGTTGCAGAAGTTGTTCGAGATTGTCTTGCAAAGGGTGAAGTAGTGACAGCATCAACTGCTATGGAACGTAAATCCAAACAGTTGCAGCTAGCCATCTAA